A genomic window from Ficedula albicollis isolate OC2 unplaced genomic scaffold, FicAlb1.5 N00462, whole genome shotgun sequence includes:
- the ASIC5 gene encoding acid-sensing ion channel 5 produces the protein MDQLRRFTESDAKGKLEKIRLCLIKKLLPDLEVRRKYHEEFASSTSFHGVHNIVHTQSKARRALWLLIVTGCLAIVIWQICGRFIYYFSWPTTTTVVVQYVENVKFPAVTFCNLNRFQAHAVSNLKVIFLIWNIVSAILQKFAMENKHSQELNDFLLGNQNFSIKDFTRKNGFYLNSSTLLECDFFGKPCYPQDFEQIFTEYGNCFTFNHNDLSARRVTLSGRGLHLLFDVQQDKFTDEPTLGYTDAGITFVIHSPQELPRFDGLGLLTPVGTHAQVAIRQLKSIIQEYPWGECKPDIKLQYHKIYSTNGCLLECKARYIQDWCGCLPFVLPGNGTECDLLKFYKCVYPAVYDIEVKGLCTIGTHNSTCPAPCEETDYPTTVTYSNFGGEKAIKYFSTKLKKSPEYIRTPSLSLNSDPISELLADVGGQLGLFCGASMITIIELLEYIFTNFCWMCIFLLLKAPDMPQWNNPCQKQPIHKEKKRRIQEC, from the exons ATGGACCAGCTCAGGAGATTCACTGAGTCGGATGCTAAAG gaaaactggaaaagataCGATTGTGTTTAATAAAGAAACTGCTGCCAGATTTGGAAGTCAGAAGGAAGTATCATGAGGAGTTTGCCTCATCCACTTCATTTCATGGTGTGCATAACATTGTCCACACACAGAGCAAGGCTCGCAGAGCACTGTGGCTGCTGATAGTCACAGGCTGCCTTGCCATTGTTATTTGGCAGATCTGCGGTCGTTTCATCTACTACTTCAGCTGGCCAACCACAACTACAGTGGTGGTTCAGTATGTGGAAAACGTCAAATTCCCTGCTGTGACCTTTTGCAACTTGAACAG GTTTCAAGCTCATGCAGTGAGCAacctgaaagtaatttttttaatttggaacaTTGTATCTGCAATTCTCCAAAAATTTGctatggaaaacaaacattccCAAGAGTTAAATGATTTCCTTCTTGGGAACCAGAACTTCAGTATCAAAGACTTTACAAGGAAAAATGGGTTTTATCTGAACAGCAGCACATTGCtagaatgtgatttttttggaaAGCCTTGTTACCCACAG GATTTTGAACAGATTTTCACTGAATATGGAAACTGCTTTACTTTTAATCATAATGATCTTTCAGCAAGAAGAGTGACTTTGTCTGGAAGAGGCTTACATTTGCTTTTTGATGTCCAGCAG GACAAATTCACTGATGAACCTACTCTTGGTTATACTGATGCTGGAATAACTTTTGTTATCCATTCACCCCAAGAGCTTCCACGTTTTGATGGTTTAGGTTTACTGACACCAGTGGGGACGCACGCACAGGTTGCAATCCGCCAGCTGAAG TCAATTATCCAAGAATACCCATGGGGAGAGTGCAAGCCTGATATAAAGCTTCAGTACCACAAGATTTATAGTACTAATGGATGTTTGCTGGAATGCAAAGCCCGGTACATACAGGACTGGTGTGGCTGTTTACCATTCGTTCTTCCAG gaaatgGAACAGAATGTGACTTGCTGAAGTTTTACAAATGTGTTTATCCAGCAGTCT ATGATATAGAGGTAAAAGGATTATGCACAATAGGAACTCACAATTCCACTTGCCCTGCCCCATGTGAAGAAACAGATTATCCTACCACTGTCACCTATTCAAACTTCGGAGGAGaaaaagccataaaatatttttctacaaaaTTGAAGAAAAGCCCAGAATACATCAG GACACCATCCCTCTCCCTGAACTCAGACCCTATCTCTGAGTTACTTG CTGATGTAGGTGGCCAGCTTGGATTGTTTTGTGGTGCCAGTATGATTACAATCATAGAACTGCTAGAGTATATTTTTACTAACTTCTGCTGGATGtgcatctttcttcttttgaaagCTCCTGATATGCCTCAATGGAACAATCCATGCCAGAAACAACCAatacataaggaaaaaaaaaggagaatacaAGAATGTTAG
- the TDO2 gene encoding tryptophan 2,3-dioxygenase, producing MGVAYGYRSANLDPEIMSQCPFAGKNYLFNFNKLSLEDENDDKSQEGINKASKGGLIYGEYLQLNKILNAQELESEKNGKKIHDEHLFIVTHQAYELWFKQILWEMDSVRVIFQNGHVRDERNMLKVITRMNRISLILKLLVEQFSVLETMTALDFFDFRYHLSPASGFQSLQFRLLENKIGVPQSLRVPYNRRHYRDNFKGQDHELLLQSEQEPTLLQLVEAWLERTPGLDAEEFDFWGQFEENVLKGLEEEFALIQAKAESEEKDDLLSEFQKQRDVLLSLFDEKRHEHLLSKGERRLSYKALKGALMIYFYREEPRFQVPFQLLTSLMDLDVLMTKWRYNHVCLVHRMIGSKAGTGGSSGYHYLRSTVSDRYKVFVDLFNLSTFLVPRHWIPKMNPSIHKFLYTAEYCDSSYFSSDDSD from the exons ATGGGAGTAGCTTATGGTTACAG GTCAGCGAATTTGGATCCTGAAATCATGAGCCAGTGCCCCTTTGCGGGGAAGAATTACCT aTTTAATTTTAACAAGCTATCTTTGGAAGATGAAAATGATGACAAATCTCaagaaggaataaataaagCCAGCAAAGGTGGGCTTATCTATGGAGAATACCTGCAA ctgAACAAAATACTGAATGCTCAAGAACTTGAGAGTgagaagaatgggaaaaaaatccatgatgAGCATCTCTTCATTGTGACACATCAAG CATATGAACTTTGGTTTAAGCAGATTTTGTGGGAAATGGACTCTGTGCGAGTGATCTTTCAAAATGGTCAC GTAAGAGATGAGAGGAACATGCTAAAGGTTATTACTCGAATGAACAGAATTTCACTGATTCTGAAATTACTTGTGGAACAGTTCTCAGTTTTGGAAACTATGACTGCATTGGACTTCTTTGACTTCAG ATACCACCTAAGCCCAGCCTCGGGTTTTCAGAGCCTGCAGTTTCGCTTGCTAGAGAACAAGATTGGTGTTCCCCAAAGTCTGAGAGTCCCTTATAACAGAAGGCATTACCGTGATAACTTCAAGGGACAGGATCATGAACTACTGCTTCAATCAGAGCAAGAACCAACACTACTGCAACTTGTGGAG gCATGGCTGGAAAGAACTCCGGGACTTGATGCAGAAGAATTTGATTTCTGGGGACAATTTGAAGAGAATGTTTTAAAAGGCCTAGAAGAGGAATTTGCCTTGATACAG GCGAAAGcagaatcagaagaaaaagatgacTTATTGTCTGAATTTCAAAAACAGAGAGATGTATTACTTTCATTATTTGATGAAAAACGCCATGAACATCTGCTCAGTAAAG GAGAGAGACGACTGTCCTACAAAGCATTGAAGGGGGCCTTGATGATCTACTTCTACAG GGAGGAGCCTCGTTTCCAGGTTCCCTTTCAGCTTCTTACCTCTCTTATGGATCTCGATGTGCTCATGACTAAATGGAGAT ACAACCATGTCTGTTTGGTGCACAGAATGATTGGCAGCAAGGCTGGCACTGGAGGCTCATCAGGCTACCACTACTTGCGCTCAACAGTGAG TGACAGATACAAGGTGTTTGTGGATTTGTTCAATCTTTCAACATTTCTAGTGCCAAGACACTGGATACCAAAGATGAACCCAAGCATTCATAAATTCCTTTACACAGCAGAATACTGTGATAGTTCCTACTTCAGCAGTGATGACTCTGACTAG